The proteins below come from a single Microbacterium sp. SLBN-154 genomic window:
- the murJ gene encoding murein biosynthesis integral membrane protein MurJ, which yields MSGIGRASVLIGAGTIVSRVTGLLRTIVLVAAIGSVGSRAADAFTIANQLPNNIYAIISTGILTAVIVPQIVRASTDTDGGQRFISKLFTLGTVVLLLTTAIALLVAPWLIALYADGFTADQLALATAFAYWCLPQIFFYGLYALVGETLNARRVFGPFTWAPIVNNIISIIGFGVFIAVFGSDLTLVSQWDATRVAVLGGTATLGIVVQAVLLLAFWRRTGIRVRPDFVWRGVGLGQVGRLAGWTFLMVLAGQLAGLVQTRVVSEASGDGASLTVMANAWLIFMLPYSIIVISIGTPYFTQLSEHAAAGREAEVRADVGRSIRTLGFFIVVATAAVAVAAVPASRIFTNSSGDAVEAAWVLLAYLVGLVPLAVLFTIQRTFYAYNDTRTPFFFTLFQCGVVVATAWAAGAAQQAGILPLESLAAAVALGQSFASLVQVIIATLLLRRRVGDIHVRGWMLSLGRFALAALPAAAVGWGVFLLFGGVDGWTVSDRFLGALGTVVIGVVVLGVYVGVLALLRAPELTPALGMVRRFLPGRR from the coding sequence GTGAGCGGCATCGGGCGCGCGAGCGTCCTCATCGGAGCGGGAACGATCGTCTCCCGCGTGACGGGGCTCCTCCGCACCATCGTGCTCGTCGCCGCGATCGGCTCGGTCGGCAGCCGCGCCGCCGACGCCTTCACGATCGCCAACCAGCTCCCGAACAACATCTACGCGATCATCTCCACCGGCATCCTCACCGCCGTGATCGTCCCGCAGATCGTCCGCGCCAGCACCGACACCGACGGCGGGCAGCGCTTCATCTCCAAGCTGTTCACCCTCGGCACCGTCGTGCTCCTCCTCACCACGGCGATCGCCCTCCTCGTCGCACCGTGGCTGATCGCGCTCTACGCCGACGGCTTCACCGCCGACCAGCTCGCCCTCGCCACGGCCTTCGCCTACTGGTGTCTGCCGCAGATCTTCTTCTACGGCCTGTACGCGCTCGTCGGCGAGACCCTCAACGCCCGCCGCGTGTTCGGGCCGTTCACGTGGGCACCGATCGTCAACAACATCATCTCGATCATCGGGTTCGGCGTCTTCATCGCCGTGTTCGGCTCCGATCTGACGCTCGTGAGCCAGTGGGATGCCACGCGCGTGGCCGTCCTCGGCGGCACCGCCACCCTCGGCATCGTCGTGCAGGCGGTGCTGCTGCTGGCGTTCTGGCGGCGCACCGGAATCCGGGTCCGGCCCGACTTCGTCTGGCGCGGCGTCGGCCTCGGTCAGGTCGGACGCCTTGCGGGCTGGACCTTCCTCATGGTGCTCGCGGGGCAGCTCGCCGGTCTCGTGCAGACCCGCGTGGTCTCCGAGGCGTCGGGTGACGGGGCGTCGCTGACCGTCATGGCCAACGCGTGGCTGATCTTCATGCTCCCGTACTCGATCATCGTCATCTCGATCGGGACGCCGTACTTCACCCAGCTCAGCGAGCATGCGGCCGCAGGCCGCGAGGCCGAGGTGCGCGCCGACGTCGGGCGCAGCATCCGCACCCTCGGCTTCTTCATCGTGGTGGCAACGGCTGCCGTCGCGGTCGCCGCCGTGCCCGCGTCCCGGATCTTTACCAATTCCTCCGGCGACGCCGTCGAGGCGGCCTGGGTGCTGCTGGCCTATCTCGTCGGGCTGGTACCCCTCGCGGTGCTGTTCACCATCCAGCGCACCTTCTATGCCTACAACGACACCCGCACGCCGTTCTTCTTCACCCTGTTCCAGTGCGGGGTCGTGGTCGCGACGGCGTGGGCAGCGGGTGCGGCGCAGCAGGCCGGCATCCTCCCCCTCGAAAGTCTCGCGGCTGCCGTCGCCCTCGGACAGTCGTTCGCGAGCCTCGTGCAGGTGATCATCGCGACGCTGCTGCTGCGGCGACGAGTCGGAGACATCCACGTGCGGGGATGGATGCTGTCGCTCGGCCGTTTCGCTCTCGCCGCCCTTCCCGCGGCGGCCGTCGGCTGGGGCGTGTTCCTGCTCTTCGGCGGGGTCGACGGCTGGACGGTGTCCGACCGCTTCCTCGGTGCTCTCGGCACCGTGGTGATCGGCGTCGTGGTGCTGGGCGTGTACGTCGGGGTGCTCGCGCTTCTGCGCGCGCCGGAGCTGACGCCGGCGCTGGGAATGGTGCGACGGTTCCTGCCCGGCCGGCGCTGA
- a CDS encoding CCA tRNA nucleotidyltransferase, giving the protein MLNMAEGLARLSALAASPVVSTLAAAFDAAGRELSIVGGPVRDAFLGRRTNDLDFTTDASPDDILRIVTPISSTQWDIGRAFGTIGAKVQGESVEITTYRADSYDGVTRKPTVEFGDTLDGDLARRDFTVNAMALRVPSCTLVDPTGGVEDLVGRRLRTPGDPRVSFGDDPLRMLRAARFASQLEFDVDADTVAAMAELRDTLSIVSPERIQGELVKLLQTDDPARGIRLLVETGLIDLFLPEVPALRLEIDEHHHHKDVYEHSLTVLRQTIQLEEQRFPEAAPDVPLRLAALLHDIGKPATRRLEPGGGVTFHHHDVKGARMARKRLQALRFDSDTIASVTRLIELHLRFFGYAEGAWTDSAVRRYVRDAGAELERLHILTRADVTTRNRRKAARLASAYDDIENRIAALREQEEIDAVRPELDGNRIQEVLGIRPGREVGEAYRFLLDLRLDEGVLGEEEAERRLRAWWAARSA; this is encoded by the coding sequence ATGCTCAACATGGCCGAAGGCCTTGCGCGCCTGAGCGCGCTCGCCGCATCGCCGGTCGTGTCCACCCTCGCCGCGGCGTTCGACGCCGCCGGCCGAGAGTTGTCGATCGTGGGGGGACCGGTGCGCGACGCGTTCCTCGGGCGTCGCACGAACGACCTCGACTTCACCACCGATGCGTCGCCCGACGACATCCTTCGGATCGTGACTCCGATCAGCTCCACGCAGTGGGACATCGGGCGCGCCTTCGGCACGATCGGCGCGAAGGTGCAGGGCGAGAGCGTCGAGATCACGACCTACCGCGCCGACAGCTACGACGGCGTCACCCGCAAGCCCACCGTCGAGTTCGGTGACACGCTCGACGGTGACCTCGCGCGGCGCGACTTCACGGTGAACGCGATGGCGTTGCGGGTGCCCTCGTGCACCCTCGTCGATCCGACCGGCGGCGTCGAAGACCTCGTCGGGCGGCGGCTGCGCACTCCCGGCGACCCGCGGGTGAGTTTCGGCGATGACCCGCTCCGGATGCTGCGGGCCGCCCGATTCGCGTCGCAGCTGGAGTTCGACGTCGACGCCGACACGGTGGCGGCGATGGCCGAATTGCGCGACACCCTTTCGATCGTGAGTCCCGAGCGGATCCAGGGCGAGCTGGTGAAGCTGCTGCAGACCGATGACCCGGCGCGCGGCATCCGACTTCTCGTCGAGACCGGGCTGATCGACCTCTTCCTTCCCGAGGTGCCCGCGCTGCGCCTCGAGATCGATGAGCACCATCACCACAAGGACGTCTACGAGCACTCGTTGACGGTGCTGCGTCAGACGATCCAGCTCGAAGAACAGCGCTTCCCGGAGGCCGCGCCCGACGTGCCGCTGCGCCTGGCGGCCCTGCTGCATGACATCGGCAAGCCCGCGACGCGGCGGCTCGAGCCCGGCGGTGGGGTGACGTTCCACCACCACGACGTCAAGGGTGCGCGCATGGCGCGCAAGCGCCTCCAGGCGCTGCGGTTCGACAGCGACACCATCGCCTCGGTGACCCGGCTGATCGAGCTGCACCTGCGCTTCTTCGGCTACGCCGAAGGCGCATGGACGGATTCGGCCGTGCGGCGATACGTGCGCGACGCCGGCGCCGAGCTCGAGCGGCTGCACATCCTCACCCGGGCCGACGTCACCACCCGCAATCGCCGCAAGGCGGCGCGGCTCGCCTCGGCGTACGACGACATCGAGAACCGCATCGCCGCCCTCCGCGAGCAGGAGGAGATCGACGCGGTGCGCCCTGAGCTCGACGGCAATCGTATCCAGGAGGTGCTCGGCATCCGCCCCGGCCGAGAGGTCGGCGAGGCGTACCGGTTCCTCCTCGACCTGCGCCTCGACGAAGGTGTGCTCGGCGAGGAGGAGGCCGAGCGGCGCCTCCGCGCCTGGTGGGCGGCCCGGTCGGCCTGA
- a CDS encoding helix-turn-helix domain-containing protein, whose translation MISSWSSRREVSPETTRLLIERAHEELLAGNAADRRLDDVRPLVRESWRRSLQGLVGVEDLPPLDLDADALEQYRRSHPLGSVIDMVRGLLLPGGAAESGVIVAVGDAAGRLIWVDGDHRIRTLTGDMGFVAGANWSEDAVGTSAPGTALALDRSVQIHGAEHFNRLVQPWSCTAAPVHDPETRRLLGVIDVTGGPEAATPQAQLLVDAAARAIEGELLITRLRERAAPSHPSPSPRPRPRSRTAGPTPIRATLRVLGRDRALLEVGAGDSETVVEVSGRHAELLLLLAIHRQGLSAERLSELVYGDAESVVTLRAEMVRLRKMLEKISPDLVPVSRPYRLTTAVETDAHHLLSLLDRGAHRVALSAYRGEVLPDSIAPGVEEFRDTVASTLREALLAEASVEVLLAYADTAAGADDVEVLRLCLSMLPPRSPKRAALVARVAQLEE comes from the coding sequence GTGATATCGTCGTGGTCGTCGCGCCGCGAAGTCTCGCCCGAGACCACGCGGCTTCTGATCGAGCGCGCCCACGAAGAACTGCTCGCGGGCAACGCCGCTGACCGCCGACTCGACGATGTGCGCCCACTCGTGCGCGAGTCGTGGCGCCGTTCGCTGCAGGGTCTCGTCGGCGTCGAAGATCTTCCGCCACTCGACCTCGACGCGGATGCGCTCGAGCAGTACCGGCGCAGTCATCCGCTCGGGTCGGTGATCGACATGGTGCGCGGGCTGCTGCTCCCCGGCGGCGCGGCCGAGTCGGGCGTCATCGTCGCCGTCGGCGACGCCGCGGGCCGGCTCATCTGGGTCGACGGCGATCACCGCATCCGGACGCTCACGGGGGACATGGGATTCGTCGCGGGCGCGAACTGGTCGGAGGATGCGGTGGGCACCTCCGCGCCCGGTACCGCCCTCGCCCTCGACCGATCGGTGCAGATCCACGGCGCCGAGCATTTCAACCGCCTCGTTCAGCCGTGGTCGTGCACGGCCGCCCCGGTGCACGACCCCGAGACGCGGCGCCTCCTCGGGGTGATCGACGTCACCGGCGGACCCGAGGCCGCAACACCGCAGGCGCAGTTGCTGGTGGATGCCGCGGCTCGAGCCATCGAGGGGGAGTTGCTCATCACGCGGCTGCGCGAGCGGGCGGCGCCGTCGCATCCGTCCCCCTCCCCGCGCCCGCGCCCGCGGTCGCGCACCGCCGGCCCGACACCCATCCGGGCCACCCTGCGCGTGCTCGGACGCGACCGGGCGCTCTTGGAGGTCGGCGCCGGTGACAGCGAGACCGTCGTCGAAGTGAGCGGCCGTCACGCCGAGTTGCTGCTGCTCCTCGCCATCCACCGGCAGGGCCTCTCGGCCGAGCGCCTGAGCGAGCTCGTCTACGGCGATGCCGAATCTGTCGTCACGCTTCGCGCCGAGATGGTGCGGCTGCGCAAGATGCTGGAGAAGATCTCGCCCGACCTCGTCCCCGTGTCACGTCCGTACCGTCTGACGACGGCCGTCGAGACCGACGCGCACCACCTTCTGTCGCTGCTCGACCGCGGCGCCCACCGGGTGGCCCTGTCGGCGTATCGAGGCGAGGTGCTGCCCGATTCGATCGCGCCGGGGGTGGAGGAGTTCCGCGACACGGTCGCCTCGACCCTGCGCGAAGCGCTGCTCGCCGAGGCGTCCGTCGAGGTCCTCCTCGCTTACGCCGACACCGCTGCGGGTGCCGACGACGTCGAGGTGCTGCGCCTGTGCCTTTCTATGCTGCCGCCGCGCTCGCCGAAACGGGCGGCCCTCGTCGCTCGGGTCGCGCAGCTCGAGGAGTGA
- a CDS encoding DUF7059 domain-containing protein has protein sequence MPHRGSRPSVAPLPEPDPVRCRSLADDLRAAGFTSETLRGAWGPTADTAIARGLRGPAVAALGDRTDPLAVLGRLFVLGVTEQAGRVAASVPRTGIDGLVALGLVKTTDEPDAAVQPLAIVRPQSFVDEHGEGEWWIASDLDEAALAGPLAEGHVLGVGGASQTLARLQLPGDSVHGGERGLDLGTGCGIQALRLRRGVRRVVATDISERALRFTRLNALLNDVAEVETRAGSLFDPLEPGEQFERIVSNPPFVITPRVEGVPAYEYRDGGRVGDALVAEVVTGLGVHLAPGGVAQLLGNWEYRDGQDGLDRVRGWVADAPVALDAWVIERERLDPLAYAELWIRDGGTAPGTPEYARLMEAWLDDFARRGVTEVGFGYILLHRPPSWRVTLERYERVRGTAEATGADLAASLAAHAQLVSLGDGPAGDAALAASVLRVAPDVTEARHHRPGEEAPTVIELHQGGGFGRVVPVDPALAALVGASDGDLAVGPLVDAIAQLLEVDPVALRADLLPRVRELLFTGFLRFAD, from the coding sequence ATGCCACACCGCGGATCCCGCCCGAGCGTCGCGCCGCTTCCCGAGCCCGACCCGGTGCGCTGCCGGTCGCTCGCCGACGACCTGCGGGCTGCCGGCTTCACGTCCGAGACGCTTCGCGGGGCGTGGGGACCGACGGCCGACACCGCCATCGCCCGGGGTCTGCGGGGCCCCGCGGTGGCAGCCCTCGGTGACCGGACCGATCCGCTCGCCGTGCTCGGGCGCCTCTTCGTGCTCGGCGTCACCGAGCAGGCCGGCCGCGTCGCGGCATCCGTCCCCCGCACCGGTATCGACGGGCTGGTCGCACTCGGGCTGGTGAAGACGACGGATGAACCGGATGCTGCGGTGCAGCCGCTCGCGATCGTGCGCCCCCAGTCGTTCGTCGACGAGCACGGCGAGGGCGAGTGGTGGATCGCCAGCGACCTCGACGAGGCAGCCCTCGCGGGTCCGCTCGCGGAGGGTCATGTGCTCGGAGTCGGCGGCGCGTCGCAGACGCTCGCGCGGTTGCAGCTGCCGGGTGATTCCGTCCACGGCGGCGAGCGCGGACTCGATCTCGGCACCGGCTGCGGCATCCAGGCTCTGCGGCTCCGGCGCGGGGTGCGACGGGTGGTGGCGACCGACATCTCGGAGCGTGCTCTCCGCTTCACCCGTCTGAACGCGCTCCTCAACGACGTCGCCGAGGTGGAGACTCGCGCCGGCAGCCTCTTCGACCCCCTCGAGCCGGGCGAGCAGTTCGAACGGATCGTCTCCAACCCGCCCTTCGTCATCACCCCTCGCGTCGAGGGGGTGCCGGCCTACGAGTACCGCGACGGCGGGCGCGTCGGCGATGCCCTCGTCGCCGAGGTGGTCACCGGGCTCGGGGTGCATCTCGCTCCCGGCGGGGTCGCCCAGCTGCTCGGCAACTGGGAGTACCGCGATGGTCAGGACGGTCTCGATCGGGTTCGCGGCTGGGTGGCCGACGCCCCCGTGGCCCTCGACGCCTGGGTGATCGAGCGCGAGCGCCTCGACCCCTTGGCGTACGCGGAACTGTGGATCCGCGACGGAGGGACGGCGCCAGGAACGCCGGAGTACGCCCGTCTCATGGAGGCGTGGCTCGATGACTTCGCCCGCCGCGGGGTCACCGAGGTCGGGTTCGGCTACATCCTGCTGCACCGGCCCCCGTCGTGGCGGGTCACCCTCGAGCGGTACGAACGGGTCCGCGGCACGGCCGAGGCCACCGGTGCCGACCTCGCCGCCTCGCTCGCGGCGCACGCACAGCTGGTGTCGCTCGGCGACGGACCCGCCGGCGACGCCGCGCTCGCCGCATCCGTCCTCCGGGTCGCGCCCGACGTGACGGAGGCCCGTCACCACCGCCCCGGCGAAGAAGCGCCCACCGTCATCGAGCTGCACCAGGGGGGAGGATTCGGTCGGGTCGTACCCGTCGACCCCGCGCTCGCCGCCCTCGTCGGCGCGAGCGACGGCGATCTGGCTGTCGGACCGCTCGTCGACGCGATCGCCCAACTGCTCGAGGTCGACCCGGTCGCCTTGCGCGCAGACCTGCTGCCGCGGGTGCGGGAGCTGCTGTTTACCGGCTTCCTCCGGTTCGCCGACTGA
- a CDS encoding FMN-dependent NADH-azoreductase has product MSFFRLDASVFPARSASRELADLVEAEWVTAHPNSVVTRRDIAADPVPATAWVDAVTGGMTPEGDRSPGQREALDLARTFADELIGADALLFAVPLYNYGVSQHFKAWFDVAYTDPRIDPQGTALNGKPATLVTVLGGNYAPGTPKEGWDHSTGWLRRVLQDVWGLDLRVVQRPFTLVGVNPALDAFVDTAAELRVQAEEGARRSGREIAEAHRSRVA; this is encoded by the coding sequence ATGTCATTCTTCCGCTTGGACGCCAGCGTCTTCCCCGCCCGGTCCGCCAGCCGCGAGCTCGCAGACCTCGTCGAAGCCGAGTGGGTGACCGCTCATCCGAACTCGGTTGTCACCCGCCGTGACATCGCCGCCGACCCCGTCCCCGCCACCGCGTGGGTCGACGCTGTGACGGGCGGGATGACGCCCGAGGGCGACCGGTCGCCCGGACAGCGCGAGGCGCTCGACCTCGCCCGAACGTTCGCCGATGAGCTGATCGGCGCCGACGCGCTGCTGTTCGCCGTGCCGCTGTACAACTACGGGGTCTCGCAGCACTTCAAGGCGTGGTTCGACGTCGCGTACACCGACCCGCGCATCGACCCGCAGGGAACCGCGCTGAACGGCAAGCCTGCGACCCTGGTCACCGTTCTCGGCGGCAACTACGCGCCGGGGACACCGAAGGAGGGCTGGGACCACTCGACCGGGTGGCTGCGCCGCGTACTGCAGGATGTCTGGGGCCTCGACCTCCGAGTGGTGCAGCGTCCGTTCACCCTCGTGGGTGTGAATCCGGCACTCGATGCCTTCGTCGACACCGCCGCCGAACTGCGCGTGCAGGCAGAGGAGGGCGCGCGCCGCTCGGGTCGCGAGATCGCCGAGGCGCACCGCTCGCGCGTCGCCTGA
- the trxB gene encoding thioredoxin-disulfide reductase produces MRHVIIIGSGPAGYTAAIYAARANLEPLVIASSVEAGGELMNTTEVENFPGFPEGIQGPELMAKMQEQAEKFGAEVVYDDVVSLELDGDVKRVTLGSGASHEAESIVFATGSAPRKIGIEGESRLSGRGVSYCATCDGFFFRERVIAVVGGGDSAMEEATFLTKFASKVYVIHRRDELRASKIMQERAFKSDKIEFVWNSEVVDILGEEAVTGLVLESTVDGSRRELALDGIFVAIGYDPRVHLVHGKLDLTDAGTVWVDGRSSRTSVPGVFAAGDVIDPTYRQAVTAAGSGTVAALDVEHYLAALGEAGEPAPDVAEIDNLPGVNAA; encoded by the coding sequence GTGCGTCACGTCATCATCATCGGATCGGGCCCCGCCGGCTACACGGCGGCCATCTACGCGGCCCGGGCCAACCTCGAACCCCTCGTCATCGCCAGCTCGGTCGAGGCGGGCGGTGAGCTGATGAACACCACCGAGGTGGAGAATTTCCCCGGGTTCCCCGAGGGCATCCAGGGCCCCGAGCTCATGGCCAAGATGCAGGAGCAGGCCGAGAAGTTCGGCGCTGAGGTCGTCTACGACGACGTCGTGTCGCTCGAGCTCGACGGCGACGTCAAGCGCGTCACCCTGGGAAGCGGAGCCTCGCACGAGGCGGAGTCGATCGTCTTCGCGACCGGATCGGCCCCGCGCAAGATCGGTATCGAGGGCGAGTCGCGCCTGTCGGGCCGGGGTGTGTCGTACTGCGCCACCTGCGACGGCTTCTTCTTCCGTGAGCGCGTCATCGCTGTCGTCGGCGGTGGCGACTCGGCCATGGAAGAGGCCACGTTCCTGACGAAGTTCGCCTCGAAGGTCTACGTCATCCACCGCCGCGACGAGCTGCGCGCCTCGAAGATCATGCAGGAGCGCGCGTTCAAGAGCGACAAGATCGAGTTCGTCTGGAACAGCGAGGTCGTCGACATCCTCGGCGAGGAGGCCGTCACCGGTCTGGTCCTCGAGTCGACGGTCGACGGGTCGCGTCGTGAGCTCGCGCTCGACGGGATCTTCGTCGCCATCGGGTACGACCCGCGCGTGCACCTCGTGCACGGCAAGCTCGACCTCACCGATGCGGGCACCGTGTGGGTCGACGGCCGCTCCTCGCGCACCTCGGTGCCGGGCGTCTTCGCCGCGGGGGACGTCATCGACCCGACCTACCGCCAGGCCGTCACCGCGGCCGGCAGTGGCACGGTCGCGGCACTGGATGTGGAGCACTACCTCGCTGCTCTCGGCGAGGCCGGTGAGCCGGCACCCGACGTCGCGGAGATCGACAACCTGCCCGGCGTCAACGCCGCGTGA
- a CDS encoding winged helix-turn-helix transcriptional regulator, giving the protein MDEQATEAHQCDAAVTLAFSILGKRWNGMIIDALGGGEMSFVVLRRTVTGISDAVLSDRLSELSDAGLVLREVNAGPPVTVVYRLTDAGRELVPVLAQLGDWARLNLIAAPR; this is encoded by the coding sequence GTGGACGAACAGGCGACGGAAGCGCATCAGTGCGACGCTGCCGTCACGTTGGCGTTCTCGATCCTCGGCAAGCGCTGGAACGGAATGATCATCGACGCCCTCGGTGGCGGCGAGATGTCATTCGTCGTGCTCCGGCGGACTGTCACGGGGATCAGCGATGCCGTGCTGTCAGATCGACTCAGTGAGTTGTCAGACGCGGGCCTGGTCCTTCGCGAGGTGAACGCCGGTCCGCCCGTCACCGTCGTCTACCGGCTGACCGATGCGGGGCGTGAACTCGTGCCGGTGCTCGCTCAGCTGGGTGACTGGGCCCGGTTGAATCTCATCGCCGCCCCCCGCTGA
- a CDS encoding DUF6049 family protein, with protein sequence MTLSPSESRARSRRGTRAPWSAAVAAFVTLLALVGAPTSATASAAAEPVSATQGRTAATPDPTPTPSDTPTLSGEVALLLAPIGGGVVAPGQSLTASVTVDNGTELPTAGAEAVVSVGLEALPNRAALDAWLGGTEGATVQEAGGAQVEPVASGARQTVAVTVAADDAVLAGKAPGVYPLAARVAGPEGELEARSVIVVPDPAATAAVAAVVPITAPALSGGLLTADELSTLTAPGGDLDAQLTGVEGTAAILAIDPAIPASIRVLGDSAPEQAAEWLDRLLSLPNSRFATQFGDADVATQLRAGLTVPLQPTSLLSYMDADDFAPGDDETVEDGTADSTAENGPSGAPSGQASTPGAGTATPGADSATPSATPSAPVDPSAPVYPDLAELLSIGNAREAVYWPAGDAVAPDTVAGLAPLGTESSPALTLVPSDRTAAGSEGAAVPARGDAGGAGVLAYDSRLSDALQTASLLDDAVLRGAELATASAELAFAKADAPGAALMVAFDRSSARSYVALDTAIAAALEAPGVTALSLPGLIAVPPTTTEIVSLTDDEAALEAERAVATSALIDDEARIGRFSSIMDDAQLLTGPERAELLQLLGVSWLATPAARSLAVTEHRTATEETLASVEMLPPSTTQLISADSALRPWVRNDLPWPVNLELRAAPDDVRLDVQEVTAFTVPAGSNARVEIPVQARLGNGEVQVDLQLRSPTLEPIGQTQSVEVVVSAEWESIGLIVLASFVGLFLVIGVIRTVRRLRRRKTADAADGAA encoded by the coding sequence ATGACGCTGAGCCCCTCCGAGTCGCGGGCGAGATCCCGACGCGGCACGCGCGCCCCCTGGAGCGCGGCGGTCGCCGCGTTCGTGACCCTGCTGGCGCTGGTGGGAGCCCCGACGAGCGCGACCGCCTCGGCTGCCGCGGAGCCGGTCTCGGCGACCCAGGGGCGTACCGCAGCCACCCCCGATCCGACGCCGACCCCGTCGGACACCCCCACGCTCTCTGGCGAGGTGGCACTCCTCCTCGCCCCGATCGGCGGCGGCGTCGTGGCCCCCGGTCAGTCGCTCACCGCCTCGGTGACCGTCGACAACGGCACCGAGCTCCCCACCGCCGGGGCCGAGGCGGTCGTCTCGGTAGGACTCGAGGCGCTGCCGAACCGCGCCGCGCTCGACGCATGGCTCGGGGGCACGGAGGGCGCCACCGTGCAGGAGGCCGGAGGGGCACAGGTTGAGCCGGTGGCGTCCGGGGCTCGGCAGACGGTCGCCGTCACGGTCGCCGCCGATGACGCCGTCCTCGCCGGGAAGGCCCCCGGTGTCTACCCGCTCGCCGCCCGTGTTGCGGGCCCTGAGGGCGAGCTCGAGGCCCGCAGCGTCATCGTCGTGCCCGATCCCGCCGCCACCGCCGCCGTGGCCGCCGTGGTGCCGATCACCGCCCCCGCTCTCTCGGGCGGGCTTCTCACGGCCGACGAGCTCTCCACCCTCACCGCACCCGGCGGCGATCTCGACGCGCAGCTGACCGGCGTGGAAGGAACCGCGGCCATCCTCGCGATCGATCCGGCCATTCCCGCCAGCATCCGCGTTCTCGGCGACAGCGCCCCCGAGCAGGCCGCCGAGTGGCTCGATCGCCTGCTGTCACTGCCGAACTCCCGATTCGCGACCCAGTTCGGCGACGCCGATGTGGCCACCCAGCTGCGGGCCGGGCTCACCGTGCCGCTCCAGCCGACGTCGCTGCTGTCGTACATGGACGCCGACGACTTCGCCCCGGGCGACGACGAGACCGTCGAGGACGGCACCGCCGACAGCACCGCCGAGAACGGCCCGTCGGGTGCGCCGAGCGGGCAGGCATCCACCCCGGGAGCAGGCACCGCGACGCCCGGGGCGGACTCGGCCACACCGTCGGCCACCCCGTCGGCGCCCGTCGACCCCTCCGCCCCCGTCTACCCCGACCTCGCCGAGCTGCTCTCGATCGGCAACGCGCGCGAGGCGGTGTACTGGCCCGCCGGCGACGCGGTCGCACCCGATACCGTCGCCGGACTCGCGCCGCTGGGCACCGAGAGCTCGCCGGCCCTCACGCTCGTGCCGTCCGACCGCACCGCCGCCGGCTCGGAGGGCGCGGCCGTGCCGGCGCGAGGAGACGCCGGCGGTGCCGGCGTGCTGGCCTACGACAGCCGGCTCTCCGATGCACTGCAGACCGCCTCCCTCCTCGACGACGCCGTGCTGCGCGGCGCCGAGCTCGCCACGGCGAGCGCCGAGCTCGCGTTCGCCAAGGCCGACGCGCCCGGAGCCGCCCTCATGGTGGCCTTCGACCGGTCGTCGGCCCGCTCCTATGTGGCCCTCGACACCGCGATCGCCGCCGCCCTCGAGGCGCCGGGCGTGACCGCCCTCTCCCTTCCGGGGCTCATCGCCGTGCCACCGACGACGACCGAGATCGTCTCCCTCACCGACGACGAGGCCGCCCTCGAAGCCGAGCGCGCGGTGGCGACATCCGCGCTCATCGACGATGAAGCCCGGATCGGCCGGTTCTCCAGCATCATGGACGACGCCCAGTTGCTCACCGGACCCGAGCGCGCTGAGCTGCTCCAGCTTCTCGGGGTGTCGTGGCTGGCCACGCCCGCCGCTCGCTCACTCGCGGTCACCGAGCACCGCACCGCGACCGAAGAGACCCTGGCGTCGGTGGAGATGCTGCCGCCGAGCACCACGCAGCTCATCAGCGCCGACTCGGCGCTGCGTCCGTGGGTGCGCAACGACCTGCCATGGCCGGTGAACCTCGAGCTGCGCGCCGCCCCCGACGACGTCCGCCTCGACGTGCAGGAGGTGACGGCCTTCACCGTTCCCGCCGGGTCGAACGCCCGCGTCGAGATCCCCGTTCAGGCACGGCTCGGCAACGGCGAGGTGCAGGTCGACCTTCAGCTGCGAAGCCCCACCCTCGAGCCGATCGGTCAGACGCAGTCGGTCGAGGTCGTCGTCAGCGCCGAGTGGGAGTCGATCGGACTGATCGTGCTGGCCTCGTTCGTCGGGCTCTTCCTCGTGATCGGGGTCATCCGCACCGTCCGGCGCCTTCGCCGGCGGAAGACCGCGGACGCCGCGGACGGGGCCGCGTGA